A stretch of DNA from Micromonospora peucetia:
ACCGGGGGTTCTGGTGGGCCGCAACGTGCTTCTCGACCTCGGCCACCTTGGCGGCGACCTTCTTCTCGTCGCGGGACGAGGAGCAGACCAGCCCGGCCGCCCGGTCCGCGTCGCGGTCCTGGTAGACGGCCTTGAGGAACTCGTCCACCGCGACCGCCGGCTCCTTGGCGCCCTCGCCACTCTCGGCGTCGCGCAGCGTCAGGAACGCGACGACGCCGCCGACGGCGCAGAGCAGCAGGATCACGGCCAGGGCGATGGAGGCGATGAGCACGCCGCGCTTCTTCCTGGGTGCGGCGGGCGGCTGGTACGCCGGGTCCCCGGCCGGGGGCGGCGGGCTCGACGGGTCCGGGGCGGCCGTCGGCGCGGGCGGGGCGGCGGCGTCGGGAACCGTGGGGGTGTCCGGCTGCTCGGCCGGCGATCCGACGGGACCACCACTGGGCGGTTGGGTCATCTCATTCCCCCGGGGTTGCGACGTCGTCGCCTGCCCCGGCGACGCGCGTGATCGAGCTGGCGGCGAGCCGGCGAGCGCCCGTCCGACCGGAAGGGTAGCGGTCGGTTCCCCGCTCCGGGGGGGCGGCGAGTGCCGTCGGGTTCCTTACCAAGACTGTGTCGCATATGTGACTTCACGTGATCGAACGTGCGCGTCCTGTTTGCGGGTCTGTCGCCACGGACCTACGTTCTCAGCGGTGTGGGGGACGGGGCGGACGGACGGTCCGGGCCCGTGAGCGTTGACGTGACCAGGCACGACGTCCGGAGGCAAGGCATGCGCGACGTGGACAACATCCATCGAGCCCAGTTCCCGGCGGGGGACCGGGCGCGGCGGCCCGGGTCCGGCTTCTCGGGCGAACCCGAGGGTAGCGCCGGCCTGCCCGTCAACGAACGGTCGTACCGGCGGCTCGCCGAGCCCGTCGAGGCGGTGCGCCCGGCCGGCCGGCCGGGCCCGGGCGGCCGGGACGAGGAGGAGCCCGGGTACGTCATCCACCTGCCGATCCGGGTCGCCGACCTGAGGGCGGCCACCGCGCTGGCCGGCACCGTCGCCACCTCGCTGAGCTTCCTGACCGAACTGGACGCCGGCGAGACCACCGTGTCCAGCACGGACGACCAGAACAACCGGCACCGGGTCTTCTGCGACCTGCTGCTGGCGGACCGCTCCCGCTGCCCCCAGCCGTACGAGCACGGTGGGCCCTGCGGGGAGGTGCCGATGCCTCCGGAGCAGCGTCCCGCGTCCCGCCCGTCCGCCGGACCGTAGGCTGTGCGTCGAGAAGTCGAACTCCATCCGAGGGAGCCCTCCACCAATGCAGAAGTGGGAATATTCCACGGTCCCGCTGCTGGTCCACGCGACCAAGCAGATCCTCGACAACTGGGGTGAGGACGGGTGGGAACTCGTCTCCGTGGTTCCCGGTCCCAACCCGGAGCAGCTCGTCGCCTACCTGAAGCGGCCGAAGGCATGAGCGAGCGGAGCGAGCGAGTCATTCTGTTCAGGGCGTCGGTGTCTCCTGACACCGCCGAGCGCAGCGAGGTGGCGGCATGAGTAACGGTCCGCACGCGAAGCTCGCCGAGCTCGGGCACACGCTGCCCGAGGTCGTCCCGCCGGTGGCCAGCTACGTGCCGGCCGTCCAGTCCGGGCAACTCGTCTACGTCTCCGGGCAGTTGCCGAGTGTCGAGGGCAAGCTGCTCGCCACCGGCAAGGTCGGCGCCGGCGTCTCCGCCGAACAGGCCAAGGACC
This window harbors:
- a CDS encoding DUF4177 domain-containing protein; the encoded protein is MQKWEYSTVPLLVHATKQILDNWGEDGWELVSVVPGPNPEQLVAYLKRPKA